A genomic window from Deltaproteobacteria bacterium IMCC39524 includes:
- a CDS encoding recombinase family protein, protein MGMRVGYARVSTVGQKLEVQMDHLSDCERIFREKASASSTKNRPELKNALDFVREEDVFVVTKLDRLARSVVDLSIIVQRLEEKNVDLVVMDQGIDTTTIYGKLQFNILAAIGEFERGLIRERSLEGREKAKARGVVFGAKPKLTPQEIVELVNDYETPGCSKREIAEHYGISTSSVYRLYYENRQALSA, encoded by the coding sequence ATGGGCATGAGAGTAGGTTATGCAAGGGTTAGTACCGTTGGCCAGAAACTGGAAGTTCAAATGGACCACTTGTCAGATTGTGAACGCATCTTTCGAGAGAAAGCCTCGGCCAGTTCGACCAAAAATCGTCCTGAACTAAAAAATGCTCTCGACTTTGTTAGGGAGGAAGATGTTTTCGTGGTCACAAAGCTTGATCGCCTTGCTCGATCCGTAGTTGATTTATCAATAATTGTTCAGCGACTTGAAGAGAAGAATGTGGATCTCGTTGTCATGGACCAGGGGATCGACACCACAACCATCTACGGCAAACTTCAATTCAACATTCTCGCAGCTATTGGTGAATTTGAGCGAGGATTGATCAGGGAACGCTCACTGGAGGGCCGAGAGAAAGCCAAAGCTCGCGGTGTTGTCTTCGGGGCGAAACCAAAACTTACACCTCAAGAGATAGTCGAACTTGTAAATGATTACGAAACGCCAGGGTGTAGTAAACGTGAGATTGCCGAACATTATGGCATCAGCACATCCTCTGTATATCGACTATATTATGAGAACAGACAGGCATTGTCTGCATGA